The following are encoded together in the Candidatus Methylomirabilota bacterium genome:
- a CDS encoding acyl-CoA dehydrogenase family protein, with protein sequence YTEFEKRYYETALEILGPAGQLLTSFHDWDDIDTASGEAGTWATSYLWSRAGTIYSGSSEIQKNVIGERVLGLPKEIRADRVKA encoded by the coding sequence CCTACACCGAGTTCGAGAAGCGCTACTACGAGACGGCCCTCGAGATCCTCGGCCCGGCCGGTCAGCTCCTGACGTCCTTCCACGACTGGGACGACATCGACACCGCCTCGGGCGAAGCGGGGACGTGGGCCACGTCGTATCTCTGGTCGCGGGCGGGCACCATCTACTCGGGCTCGTCGGAGATCCAGAAGAACGTGATCGGCGAGCGCGTGCTCGGTCTCCCCAAGGAGATCCGCGCCGACCGGGTGAAGGCATAG